A DNA window from Candidatus Sulfidibacterium hydrothermale contains the following coding sequences:
- a CDS encoding AbrB/MazE/SpoVT family DNA-binding domain-containing protein: protein MELPIIQIGNSKGFRLSKTLIEKYNIKDKVELILEKGYIVLKPISQPRKGWEKAFKEMNEKGDDQLLFNDVFEDENLEEWN from the coding sequence ATGGAACTGCCAATCATACAAATCGGGAATTCAAAAGGATTTCGTTTGAGCAAAACCCTTATTGAAAAATATAATATCAAGGACAAAGTTGAACTTATTCTTGAAAAAGGATACATTGTGTTGAAACCCATTTCGCAACCAAGAAAAGGCTGGGAAAAAGCCTTCAAAGAAATGAATGAAAAAGGCGATGACCAACTATTGTTTAATGATGTTTTTGAAGATGAAAATTTGGAAGAATGGAATTAA
- a CDS encoding energy transducer TonB, which yields MNKGILTILVVIFTIYAVNAQTVCEKGIEQAKKDFKKSNFAFHSEEFLPIENTYLFVLKKYYDVDWYFSDSINYYKCYDSVMIDLLETKYGKNFLQKARVITDSLDKTKNWLKYPSFPGGRTALFKYLFNRTINDSMKIDTIRTQNRVYVQFEIDSTGKVKNPKIMRGINESIDKKIIEIVRQMPDWEPRYLYGNPIKVNYIMPININKK from the coding sequence ATGAATAAAGGAATTCTTACAATATTAGTCGTGATTTTCACAATATATGCAGTAAATGCACAGACTGTTTGTGAAAAGGGAATTGAGCAAGCAAAAAAAGATTTTAAGAAATCAAACTTTGCTTTTCATTCTGAAGAATTTTTGCCTATTGAGAATACATACCTTTTTGTTTTAAAAAAATATTATGATGTGGACTGGTATTTTAGTGATTCAATAAATTATTATAAATGTTATGATTCAGTAATGATTGATTTGTTAGAAACTAAATATGGAAAGAATTTTTTACAAAAAGCGAGAGTAATAACTGACAGTCTAGATAAAACTAAGAACTGGCTTAAATATCCCAGTTTCCCAGGAGGGAGAACAGCTTTATTTAAATACCTTTTCAACAGGACAATTAATGATTCCATGAAAATAGATACAATAAGAACTCAAAATCGAGTATATGTCCAATTCGAAATTGACTCAACAGGCAAAGTGAAAAATCCTAAAATAATGAGAGGGATTAATGAAAGTATTGACAAAAAAATCATTGAGATTGTAAGACAAATGCCAGATTGGGAACCAAGATATTTATATGGAAATCCAATCAAAGTGAACTATATAATGCCAATAAATATTAACAAAAAATGA
- a CDS encoding type II toxin-antitoxin system PemK/MazF family toxin: protein MELTQYEIVLVNLDPTIGSEIKKTRPCVIISPDEMNKYLRTIVVAPMTTKSRKYPTRIEVKHDNKTGWVVIDQIRTIDKKRIIKTLGQLSKREIKDVKSVLKETYVD, encoded by the coding sequence ATGGAATTAACACAATACGAAATAGTTTTAGTGAATCTTGACCCGACAATAGGAAGTGAAATAAAGAAGACCCGTCCCTGTGTTATTATTTCGCCCGATGAAATGAATAAATATCTTCGGACAATAGTTGTTGCGCCCATGACAACAAAATCAAGGAAATATCCTACGAGAATAGAAGTAAAACACGACAATAAAACAGGGTGGGTTGTAATAGACCAAATCCGTACAATTGACAAGAAACGAATCATAAAGACTTTAGGCCAACTTTCCAAACGAGAAATAAAAGATGTTAAATCAGTACTGAAAGAAACCTATGTTGATTGA